From a region of the Gossypium raimondii isolate GPD5lz chromosome 10, ASM2569854v1, whole genome shotgun sequence genome:
- the LOC105775266 gene encoding uncharacterized protein LOC105775266, which produces MGAGYQVAAAIYELNAGLWAILDGLELAWEKKLTKLLVERDSVSVVKMVREQSREDDTNLVSRIKDLLMRQWEVTVQYTPKLVNMAVDCMANVRADEALNLVIYFQYTACSSEDNYTPIFNGCFD; this is translated from the coding sequence ATGGGAGCTGGATATCAGGTTGCTGCAGCAATATATGAGCTAAATGCTGGACTTTGGGCAATATTGGATGGCCTGGAACTAGCTTGGGAgaaaaaattaacaaagttGCTGGTCGAAAGGGACAGCGTAAGTGTTGTGAAGATGGTTCGAGAACAAAGCAGAGAAGATGATACAAACCTGGTAAGCAGAATCAAGGATCTACTGATGAGACAATGGGAAGTTACGGTGCAGTACACACCAAAGCTGGTTAACATGGCTGTTGACTGTATGGCAAACGTGAGAGCAGATGAAGCTTTGAATCTggttatatattttcaatacacCGCCTGTAGCAGTGAAGACAATTATACTCCGATATTTAATGGATGCTTCGATTAA